In a single window of the Nicotiana tomentosiformis chromosome 8, ASM39032v3, whole genome shotgun sequence genome:
- the LOC138897054 gene encoding uncharacterized protein has protein sequence MGGHTFATKLLTRYLSILSNLKKSFSLFKMVELSIKIFSKYGVTRKVTTPYRQQYSEQVEVSNREIKSILSKMVNVNRADWSKKLDDALWTYWTDYKTPIGLSPYRLVFGKSYHLPVELEHKAMWALKKLNLDWDITSNLQVTHFYELDEFWLRIFSGKLKSKWSGPFEIVGVKPFGALDLKNKNNEVF, from the exons ATGGggggtcacacttttgcaacaaagcttttgacacgTTACTTATCGATTTTATCAAATTTAAAAAAGTCCTTCTCTCTATTCAAAATGGTGGAGCTTTCGATCAAGATctttagcaagtatggtgttactcgcAAGGTCACAACTCCCTATCGCCAACAATATAGTgagcaagtggaagtctccaaccgggagataaagagtatcttgtctaaaatGGTGAATGTTAATCGGGCAGATTGGTCCAAAAAGCTTGATGATGCGTTATGGACTTATTGGACGgattacaaaacacctatcgggctgtctccataccggttagtgttcgggaaatcttatcatcttccggtggaactagagcacaaagcaatgtgggctctaaagaaattgaatcttgattgggatataACCTCTAACTTGCAGGTTACACATTTttatgaattggatgagttctg gttgagaataTTTTCtgggaagctaaaatccaagtggagtggtccatttgaaattgttggtgtgaaaccttttggtgcattagacttgaagaacaaaaataatgaagtattTTGA
- the LOC138897055 gene encoding uncharacterized protein, with amino-acid sequence MAHKIEDLGAFTISCTIGSVEFAKSLCDLGASINLMSYSVFKTLEIGKSRPTSMSLQMADRIMKRPLCVIEDVLVRVDKFILLVDFVILDCEVDYEVSIILGRPFLATFKALCDVEARELTLWFGDEKMVFHVCKSMWYPTSNEVCSFVDLVTNIIVDDTSGTINIGDMLEAFSLNFDDDEMAGFMECVNSLQGIGSYNYAPRKLSLDIENRKTPPIKPSIEDPPTLELKPLPPHLRYEFLVPCSLPIILPLA; translated from the coding sequence ATGGCTCATAAGATAGAGGATCTTGGTGCTTTCACGAtttcttgtacaattggaagtgtcgagtttgctaaatctctttgtgatcttggggcaagtataaatttgatgtcttattcggttttcaagactttggagATTGGGAAATCAAGACCTACTTCTATGAgcttgcaaatggccgatcgtatcATGAAAAGGCCATTGTGTGTGATCGAAGATGTTTTAGTccgggttgataaattcattcttctagtggactttgtcattctagattgtgaagttgattatgaagtTTCAAtcattcttgggagacctttccttgctacgttcaaggctctttgtgatgtagaAGCCAGAGAACTCACTTTATGGTTTGGTGATGAAAaaatggtattccatgtgtgtaagtctatGTGGTATCCAACTAGCAATGAagtgtgctcttttgtggacttggtgactaATATTATTGTCGATGATACAAGTGGCACTATAaatattggtgatatgttggaggccttttcgctcaattttgatgatgacgagatggctGGTTTCATGGAATgcgtgaactctttgcaaggaataggGTCATATAACTATGCACCACGTAAATTATCTTTGGATATtgaaaataggaagactcctcctataaagccttctattgaagatccacctactttggagttgaagccattgcctccacacctTCGATATGAATTTCTTGTCCCTTGTTCTTTACCGATTATTcttcctcttgcttga